From the Anopheles coustani chromosome X, idAnoCousDA_361_x.2, whole genome shotgun sequence genome, one window contains:
- the LOC131269533 gene encoding peptidyl-prolyl cis-trans isomerase-like codes for MTFALLTRSLAAVASTKSCSSQALVGFASKLSAINKSGARFHPQQCNFAKKMTLPRCFFDMAVDNQPLGRIVIELRPDVVPKTSENFRALCTGEKGFGYKGSIFHRVIPNFMCQGGDFQNHNGTGGKSIYGNKFEDENFNLKHTGPGILSMANAGPNTNGSQFFITTVKTSWLDDRHVVFGSVVEGMDVVRKIESFGCHSGKPSKQIVVANSGQL; via the exons ATGACTTTCGCTTTGCTCACTCGTTCTTTAGCCGCCGTTGCCTCCACGAAGAGCTGCAGCAGTCAAGCGTTGGTCGGTTTCGCTTCAAAGTTGTCTGCTATCAATAAGAGTGGTGCTCGTTTTCATCCGCAACAGTGTaattttgcgaaaaaaatGACTCTGCCGCGCTGCTTTTTCGACATGGCCGTGGATAACCAGCCACTCGGTCGGATCGTCATCGAG CTGCGTCCCGATGTTGTCCCAAAGACGAGCGAGAACTTCCGCGCGCTCTGCACCGGCGAGAAGGGATTTGGCTACAAAGGGTCGATCTTCCACCGCGTGATCCCGAACTTCATGTGCCAGGGTGGTGACTTCCAGAACCACAACGGCACCGGTGGCAAGTCGATCTACGGCAACAAGTTCGAGGACGAGAACTTCAACCTGAAGCACACCGGCCCGGGCATTCTCTCGATGGCTAACGCCGGACCGAACACCAACGGCTCCCAGTTCTTCATCACGACCGTGAAGACTTCCTGGCTCGATGACCGTCACGTCGTGTTCGGCAGCGTTGTCGAGGGCATGGATGTCGTGCGGAAGATTGAGAGCTTCGGCTGCCACTCGGGCAAACCCtccaaacaaattgttgtcGCCAACAGCGGACAGCTGTAA